The nucleotide sequence GCCAAAGCAAGCACAGCGAAACCATGTCCAGCCAGGAGGCTGGCCCTATATTCACAAAGGCCACCACCAGATCCAAACAGATCGATGATCCCAGGGAAGGGTCCTGCACCTAGAAAGCACCACAAATCATAAGGagcgccctctgcccctccttgctgcttatgtgccttctctctctctgaaataaataaataaagtcttaaaaaaaaaagtcactgacaGACTTCATGATGGGAGAAGGTGGCTAtcggtttgattttttttaggaTTAGGGAGCACTGTCTCTACCTGTGACGTGTAGCTTCCTTTGAAATTTGATGTGGAAAGAGGCCAAGACCACTCTCCACAGCGGCATAAGTCATTACCTAATACTGGTATCTGAAACAAAGCCGCCTGCTGGCACTTGAAATAAATGCACTTCCTGAGCGTGTTGAATGCACATTATACCGTACAGCTAAGGAGTGGCAGTGACTCTAGGAAGTGCCATGAAACTTAAAGAGGAAACAAACTTCTATCCAGAAACCGTAATAGGCTCTGGAGTGTGCGGATGAGCTTAGGAAAATTCCCCAATCATGTGGTTCCCCGGGCCAGCCAAGAGGCCCTCTGGGGTCCCGGGACTCCCTCACCACGCTTCTCCAGAACAGCCTGGGACTCGGGGCGCTCACCTGCGGGCAGGAAGAGCGTGGCGCGCAACCCGCCCGCGCGCACCGGCTCCCGCCGCACGCCCGGCCGCAGGAACTCGCGCTCGTGCACCGCCCGGCCCAGGACACGACCCGCGTCGGGCTCGTGGCCGTCGAGCACCTCCAGCTCCACGGCGAAGGGCGTCTGCACGTCCCGCTTCACGAGCCGCTCCAGGGGCTTCTCGGGCTCCAGGGCCCAGAGCAGCCCCATGGGCTCGAGCCCCACGAAGCTGCCGCCCAGCGCGGGCGCGCGCTCCAGGTCCAGGAGGCCGCCGGCGTCGGCTTCGTACCGCGCGTGGGCCCGGAAGAGCGCGCCCTTCTCGTCGCGCAGGGACGCGCGCAGCGTGACGGGCTGTCGCGGGGCCAGGCCATGCACGGCGATGCGCACGGGCTCGTCCCAGCTGCAGCGGCCCGCGGGCTCCAGGATCCAGGTCGCAGGCATCCTGATTTCAGCTGAACTGAGGATTGCAGGCTTCAGAGAGCTCAGAGTTCAGTCACGTGTTTATCCAGGCTTCTCTCCACCTACCTGGGAGCAGTTGCAGTTGGAACCTTTGTGCATCGCATGTTGGACGCACGTGGGACACCCTCAGCCGCTGTGTGAGGTCTCCTAGTATTTGTGCAAATCCACTAGTGTCTGGTCGGAAGACAGTAGCTGCTAAATTAGGAGTTCATTATTGATTCTGCAGTCCGGCGCAGTAAGTGTGGAATAGAGGCACATAGAAGGCTGAGCTGGGGGAAACGATGGCAGGTCCAAGAATCTGGAGCTGTAGAAAGCATCCCCCGTGACTGTAATTCAGATGGCAGTGGAGAAACAGCCTGCTCCTTCCTTTGCCTCAGTCCTTTACGGAGCCTTTCCCCCAGAGTCAAGAGTACCAAGGGTGCTTCCAGAGCAGGTAGATGTTGATGGAGTGAGATTTACCTGAATTCCAGTCTGATCCGGCTCCTTAATATCCTGCTGATCCTTATTTAGCAAGATGTGTAATTAAGTCCCTGAATTCAGCCTCTTTATAAAAGGCATATTGGGATGAATACATCGGCTACCATATGTAGAAACAAGCATGGATAAAACCTTTTAGCAGGTGCTCAGCAAGAGTTTTGCTTAGCTTGAgatctgtttatttgagaaagcgcTGGGTCATAAGCAGGGGTAggtaggggcagggagagggagagagagtagcaTGCTtcttggggagcagggagcctgatgctgtgCTTGATCCTAGAACTTTGGGATCAGGACCCCAgctgaagacagacccttaagtcactgagtcacccatgtgcccctcgagttttactttttaattcacAGATCTGGTCACTGACAGTCTCCGTGTTGTTGAGTTGTGTCAGAGTTCTGGCAGGGAACAAGTGGCACTTTCCAATTGCGTAATTTGTGGAGAGTTTCATAAGAGGACTATTTCCAGAATCATCGGCAAGGTTAAAACACAAACAAGGTTGGGTACAGAACCTTGGGCCCAGAAGGCTCAAGGGCAGAGGGTTGCCTGGCAGGATGGGGTAGCCAGGGTGGTGGGAGGAAGCCAATCCAAGGTGAATTAGGAGGAGTAGGGAGAGAATGAATACCTTGACCTCACTCTCCTCTCGCCCTtcacgtttgtttgttttttaattaagattttatttatttatttgacagacagatatcacaagtaggcagaaagaaagacaagagatggggaagcaggctctgaagccagggaagcaggctccttgctgagcagagagctgcacctgatttggggcttgatcccaggaccctgggatcatgatccgggctgaaacagaagctttaacccactgagccacccaggtgcccctcccccttcacaTTTTTGCCAGTGCCTTTCATTAGCTAAACCCAACCATTCAGCTCAGCCTACTGGTTGGAGCGCACAGAAGATGCCCAGGGAGTGGAAGCTCAACACATAGTTATAAACTGAACAAAAAGAAGCCAGACTAGGTCCCAGATCTCAGAGTTCAGTGAGTTTTGAGCTCTCTACCCCTGAAGTAACTTCTGTGGAGTATTTTAAATACCTGTTGTTTAAAGTGTTGCAGGCTGTGGccgttgggtggctcagttggttaaacatctgccttcgtctcatgTCATAATCctggtgctgggatcaagccccgggttggtctctctgctcagcagggtgtttgcttttccctctccctcttggtgttctttctctctcaagtaaataaataaaaaaataaaatctcttttaagaaataaaaaagtgttggggcatctgggtggctcagtgggttaagcctctgccttcagctcaggtcatgatttcagggtcctgggatcgagtcccacatcgggctctctgctcagcagggagcctgcttcctcctctctctctccctgcttgcctctctgcctacttgtgatctctctcttcaaataaataaaatcttaaaaaaaaaaaaaaaagaaagaaataaaaaagtgttgCTGGCTGTGCTCAATCCAGGAACACTCAGCTTACAAAGAATTTACCTGGCCTGCTGCGGCCACCAGCACAACTGACATCGgcactcaggggcgcctgggtggcttagtaggttaagtatccgactcttgatttcggctcaggtcataatcttagggttatgagatcaatccccacatcaggctccatgctgggtgtggggcctgcttgagatcctccctctccctctgctgcccacccaaagagagagagagagagaaggaaaataattttttttttttgagattttatgtatttgacagggagagagggaacacaagcaggaggagtgggagagggagaagcaggcttcctgctgagcagggatcccgatgtggggttcgatcccaggaccctgggatcatgacctgagccgaaggcagatgcctaaggactgagtcagccaggtgcccccaaaagaaagaaacttaaaaaatgaaatctgcaCTTAGGTTTTAGAAAGGCCAAGAAAAAGGTGATTTCtacctctcccttccctgttACCTAAGTTGTTGTGAAGAGGCACAGAAATGGCTCCCAGGCACATGAGGGAAAAGCAGCAAAGGAGGCggcctgggggtcctgggatcaacccccacagcgggctccctgctgtggggaagcctgctcttctctctccctctgccattccccctgcttgagcGTGCTCTTTAGGTCTCTaccaaatggatgaataaactctttaaaaaaggggcacgtgggtggcccagtgggttaaagcctctgccttcagctcaggtcatgatctcagggtccagggatcaagccccaccatgggctttctgctcagcgggcaggctgcttcctcctctctctctgcctgcctctctgcctacttgtcatctctctctgtgtcaaataaataaataaaatcttaaaaaagaaagaaatattgagaGTGCTTagaattcaataagaaaaaaataaagccaatagaaaaatgggtaaaaactTTATTTGGTCAATTTCCAAACAAGGAAACATACATAACAAAGATATAGGAGGACATTCAAAGTCATAACTAGAGAATACAGATTAAAACATCACAGtagtccggggcgcctgggtggctaggtgggttaaacctctgccttcagctcaggtcttgatcccagggtcctgggatggagcctggagccctgcatcaggactctgctcagcagggagccagcttcctcctctctctctgcctgctgctctgcctacttgtgatctctgtcaaataaataaataaaatcttgggaaaaaaccaacaacaacaccaCAGTACTCCATTTTTGCCTATTATATTTTACCATATTAAAAACagggataggggcacctgggtggctcagtgggttgggccgctgccttcggctcgggtcgtgatctcggggtcctgggatcgagtcccgcatcgggctctctgctcagtggggagcctgcttccctctctctctctgcctgcctctctgcctacttgtgatctttctctgtcaaataaataaatagaatctttaaaaaataaataaataaataaataaataaataaaaacagggatAATACTCATGGATATTGAGGGCGGAGAGGAAAATCCTCTCCCATACACCATTGATGAAGTAGAAACTGGCACTAGCATTTAAGAGCAATCTGAGGTGcctaccaaaaatttaaatgtgtacaAATAGTCTCAGCATTTCTACCTACAGCAATCTAGCCTATATATACATTCAAATAACTGTTGAGGGATATATGTGTGAAGATATTCACAGCAGCATGAAttgcaatagcaaaaaaaaaaaaaaaatcccttcctcAAAAAGGTAATATGAACACTCAGCAGTATAAGGAATAAATGCATTGTAACTTTCTGAAACTGTAAAATTATAaagctatttcaaaaataatgcaCTGgggactcagttaagtgtctgccttgggctcaggtcatgatcccagggtcctgggattgagcaggctccctgctcagccaggagtctgcttctccctgcacacccaccccccaacttgtgtgagatctctatctgtctctctctcaaataaataaatacaatccttaaagaaaatgataatgcattggggtgcctgggtggttaagcatcccactcttgattttggatcagttcatgatctcgaggctgtgagatcgagccccccattgggctcccggctcattgaggagtctgcttctttccctcttctctccctccacccctgctccagcacatgctctctctcaaataaataaagtaaatctttttttttttttaagattttatttatttatttatttgtcagagagagaggactgagagtgagcacaagaagacagagtggcaggcagaggcagagggagaagcaggctccccgccgagcaaggagcccgatgtgggactcgatcccaggacgctgggatcaatacccaagccgaaggcagctgcttaaccaactgagccacccaggcatcccaaataaaataaatctttaaaaaaatacactaaatttTCATGTTTTGACATGGAAGGATATCCCTGATATACTGATgaatgaaaaagcagaaaaaatatggCCTGTATATTATCGGtacaaacatatataacatatatacacacatacacacgcacacacacacagatatctTTAGATATAAAGAGGAAAGATTTTCAAAgtgtatttcatgtatttatgtaatgcctgatttgttttttataattaacatatattactcTTAGAATTAAAAAGGTAACCTAATAGTTTCTGTAATTAGGAACATATTGAGtcactcagtaagtatttacaGAGTGCCTACTACACGTATCCAGCACTAACACAGATGCGATGAACAAAACTAATGCACTCATTAggacttgagtgtgtgtgtgtgtgtgtgcgtgacatgacagagaataaacaaatgaaaatttcagaTAATAACAAGGAAGATGAAGAAAACTGTAAGTGGCAAGAGTTACTGCCTAGAGGGCAACTTTAGATATATGGCAGCTAGGACGCTTCTGCGCAGGAGACATCCAGGCTGAAGTGTGAAGGTCAGTAATGAAGAAATCCAAAGTAACAGAGTTGATAAGGCCGTAAAAATAGCAAGTACGGGGGTCTTCAGGTGGGAACAGACCTGGTGTGTTCAAGGAGGAGACGGACCAGTGGCTGTAGATTAGGGCTATGAAGAGTAACATGGAATGAGATctgagggaggcagaggccagaTCACATACACAAATGGGCTTGCAATGTACCTTGTTAGCTTTCCTGAGTCCTTTCCTTTGATTTAACAATCCAGGTTTCACATATTAGtcatctgtaacttacagagccAGCTATGTGAATTCATGCTTTGAGGCTGGTGTGTCTAGGTGAATAAATCAGTTAGTACGTGAACCTGCCTGAAGCCTGGTGTCTGTATCCCGATGCACTTATTTTCCTTTCGTCTATGCATAAGTAGTAAAACTTGTGGATTGGTAAAATGTTTGATGTATACatagtatatacacatacacatatatgtacacacacacacacacacacacacaccctaggaAGAAAACTGCTGGGTGGTATTGATAGAAGTCTGTGGAAAGTGAAGAGATCTAAGCAAGTGATGGTTCAGCTACATAATACCTCTACACATGCCTTTAATCCTGTATTCATAATTTCTTTGTGGTTTCTaggtatatattatatttcatggGAGAAGGTATATACTATAGCAGTGCTTGAGAATCTGGTGTTCTGTAAAAACCTGGGGAACATCAAGCATCTGGCGTATTAATCCCCAGAATTTGGGGCATGTTTACTTGCAAACTCTTCCTTTACAGATAATTCAAAGTAATGTTTAGcttgaaatatattaaattctGAACTTCTGTTGACAAATTAGCATTGTACCCATTATGAATAATGTCTCTACACTTGACATTTTTACCATCTAGGGCCCAgaagaatggaaagaaggaaaaattccttTACATTTGTGAATCATTTAGAACAGCaagaaaaatttcatttcacAGATCATTAAAGGATTTCACTTATCATATCCAACTAGCAAGCACCCAGTTCATCTACTGGTTATTATTTTGAGGGagaaaacttcttttatttaactCCAGAATGTTATCTCTgagaatttccaaatattttgtaaGTTTATTGGTAACACTTCATGTGGGTGAGTAAAGACATTTCAAGATAATTCCAAAATCACAACTCTGAACACGGACTCCTGTTCAGGTATTATAGTGGCCTCTGCAACAAGGGGACGGCCACTTCAGCCTGTCTGGTTTGGTGAGGTTATTGTCGAGAAGCTCCGTAGATTCATCCCTGCTGGTTCTTAGGAAGCACAAGCTAGACTTACTGGGGGAGTGAGAGGAGAAGGCCAGAGTCATAAAAAATTTCGGACTgttgggatgcctgcatggctcagtcagttaagggcctgcctttggcttaggtcatgatcccagggtcctgggatggagccccactatcaggctccttgctcagtggggagcctgtttctccctctgcttgcccttcccctgcttgtgctttctctttcactctctctctgacaaataaataaaaataaaatcttttttaaaatttcagaatttttataaattatttaacaataaacacttaaaaaaaaattattgttggggaacctggatgactcagtcgctaagcatctgccttcagtgcaggtcatgatcccggggtcctgcggtggagccctgcattgggctccctgctcagtggggagcctgtttctccctctctcactttgcctcccctctgctcacgctagctctctctctctctctaaaataaataaataaaatttaaaacaaattaaaaattatcgTCTCTTGGGGAACAGATACAAGAAAAAGACATTGGCTTGTCACACCTGAAATTGCCTAGTTTTacaatattgtttcattttaacttCTTTGAAATGAAGGAAgttcaaatggccaataaatatatgaataaagttcaaatggccaataaatatatgaataaagtaCAGtgtcaaaaacttaaaaaattttaaatgcccaCGTTTGGTAAGGGGAAATAGGAGCCCTGATACATtactggtaggaatataaattgttTCAAACTTTCCAAAGGGTAACCTGATAATATGCTATATAGaaaccttaaaagaaatttatactttttgacgcagcaattccatttcaaggaatttatccaaagaatTACTCAGATATGTGTGATAATATAGCTAAAAGgtcatttataatagcatttatGATAGATACTCCAAACTAGAAATAATGAGTAATAAGTAACTGACTTAAATTATGGTAAATcagtaaaatagaatattacGCTGTTATTTAAAAAGGGGTAtggttgaaaattattttaaaaacttgagttacagggcacctgggtggctcagtgagtcaagtgtccaactcttgatttcggctcaggtcatgatttcagggtcaggaGATTAAGCCCTGCGACAGACTCTGCACTccacaggcagtctgcttctcttcctctccctctgtccctccccctgtatgtgtgcacacaggcatgctctctcaaataaataaaatctttaagaaacaacaaaaaaaaggaacaaccTCAGTTATATCCtctgatcaaaaacctccaacaGCTACTCAagccattaggaaaaaaaatccaaaatcttaTTATGACCTACAAGGCCCCATGTGGCCTGGTTCCTGGCTCCCTTTCCAACCTCAGAGAGGACaacttccccctgcccccacctcattCACGTCTTCTGCTCTTACTCAATCATATCAAGTACCTTCAGTTTCAGGACATCTACCTTTGCTGTCCCACCTCAGTCTGGAACACCGTCCCTTGGTCAGCTCTAGAGCTTACATCCTCACTTCCCATCTACCCAtgcttttgtatgttttgtttttcttcattgccTTCATCACCACCCATATTATATAATCTATTGTTTACGTGCTCTACAAATATTTTCTAGTCTGCCTCCCTCTACTGTAATAGAAGTTCTAGGGGAGCAAGGActtcctttcatatttttctgtatctctgatgCCCAGAACAGCACCTGGCTTAAAGTAGGCATTCAGGAAATATACTAAATgagtttgttaaatgaatgaataacatgaaaaaaatcatctttacatattaagtaaaaaaataaaagatccaaAATAGTATGTATAGTATGGTTTCATTTTCTACATCAAAGAATAGAAAACATGCAAGAAAGATGACAATCAAAATGTCAGCAATAtttatgaggtgcctgggtggggtAGTccgttaagcattcgactcttggttttgggtcagatCGTGTGCAGGGTCACGATTGAGCCCACCTCagctctccatctccctctgcccctcttcctgcacactctgtctccctcaaataaataagtaaatctttttttttttttttaagatttaatttatttatttgacagacagagatcacaggtaggcagagaggcagagagagagaggaggaagcaggctccctgaggagcagagagcctgatgcagggctcaatcccaggaccctgggatcatgacctgagcctaaggcagaggctttaacccactgagccacccaggcgccccactccacAAAGGATTAAAAGTGAAATCAAAtcaattagtattttaaaatcttttgctttcaaacttttaaagagtTAGATTGTGATCTGCTTAATGCTTAtttgtggggtgtctgggtggctgatgCCATGCCTTCGGGTtgggccgtgatctcagggttctgggatcaagccccacatccggctgcctgttcagtggaaagcctgcttctccctcacccactccctgctgtgttccctctcttgctgtgtctctctgtgccaaatagataaataatatcctttaaaaaatgcttatttgtattttttaaaaggatgatcCTATTCATATATCTATTTctggtagaaaaaaagaaaatagaaacagtggTTGCTTTATGGTCAGAGGAAAACTTACTTTCCAGTATAACCTTTTTTGAACTGTTTACATAAAACTATATgcatgtattatttttcaaaattaaaaaaaacatttctagcaaaataacagatttttttgttttggaacaTTTTTGGGGAGAACATTTCTCCCCCCAAAAATTGTTGATTACTTATGCGTAAGTTACACACTTAGTTTTCACAGCATAACCTTCTGTAACTGTCGTCCAATACGGTAGTTACTAGCCATATGTgactatttaatttaaattaattctaattaaatacaatttaaaattcagtttcttggtcacactagccacatttcaaaagcTTAACAGTTGTACGTGGCTAGTGGCAACAGTATGTCGCAGACCGTTCTATCTGATGCACTGTTTCAGAACACCCATAATTCAATGGTTAAGAACACAAATTCACTTTTCAGATTTCTAGTCCCAGCTTTCTAGGGAAGCAACCAAGCCTCTTTAACTCACAGTTTCATCATacataaaatgaggaaatataaTATCTAACTTATAAGGATATcgggattggggtgcctgggtggctcagtcagttgagacttagttccagctcaggtcatgtctcaggctCAAGAGATGAAGCCCTGTGTTGGTctctgtgctaagcacagagtcggcttggatcctttttttttttttttaagattttatttattcattagagagagcacacaagcagggggagaggcagagggagagggagaagcagacaatgccgtgggactcaatcctaggacctagagacacaatctgagctgaaggcagactcttaagcaTCTGAGCTTAAGCAGGTGCcccctgcttgagattctattccaacctccctctccctcccccctgccccttcccccaccaaccccagctcattctctcaaataactaactaactaactaactaaataaataaaatctctataaaaagaagaatatcaggattaaatgagataattgtCTAAAACATTCAGCATAAGGCTTAATTCAGGTAAGTACAACATAAatgatgtgtgtgtttgtatgtttgtgtgtgcatgtgtatatcaGGCATATATGGTTATATaaactttgttttaattaatgtaattaaatgaattattttaaattccactaTGGGAAACATTATCTTTTAGGACAAAGTATTTCAAGAGTGATCTAATTCATGCAAAAATGCTGTAATTGTTGAAACAAGACCACatgttatggactgaactgtgttcAGTTCATatgtcctaaaattcatatgttgtagTCCCAACACCCAGTGCCTgagaatatgactgtatttgaaCACAGGGATTTtcaagaggtaattaaggtaaaatgagacCATTTTAGGCAAAATTCAATATGTctggtgcccttataagaagaagagacTGGACACAGAAGTAGAGGAAAGTCTATTAACGACCAAGGGAAAAGATGGTCATccataagccaaggagagaggcctcagaagaactCAATCTTGCCAaaaccttggtcttggacttctacCCTCCACAAGccccagaaaataaatttctgttgtttaagccacctagtctgtggAATTGATTATggtagccctagcaaactaatacatccCATAGAACTATAAATGtgcagaaattaaatatttaagaaaatcacaTATCAATTATTCTTTAAAGCTTCTTCATATGGAAAGATTGGcatgtcattttttctttttcattcagaatagaagctGATTCAAAaaacctgggtggttcggttggttaagtgtctgctcagctgggagtctgtttctcccacactctctgcccttccccatttCATATTCTCTCATGCGCTCattctgtgtctctcaaataaataaaatctttttaaaaagttattgattCAAAACACaattactgagcatctactgtatGCAAGGAACAGCTATAATCACTTACAATATAACAGCGGAATACAGATAAAAATTTCTGCTGACATT is from Mustela lutreola isolate mMusLut2 chromosome 7, mMusLut2.pri, whole genome shotgun sequence and encodes:
- the LOC131836893 gene encoding acyl-coenzyme A thioesterase 1-like isoform X5, which translates into the protein MPATWILEPAGRCSWDEPVRIAVHGLAPRQPVTLRASLRDEKGALFRAHARYEADAGGLLDLERAPALGGSFVGLEPMGLLWALEPEKPLERLVKRDVQTPFAVELEVLDGHEPDAGRVLGRAVHEREFLRPGVRREPVRAGGLRATLFLPAGAGPFPGIIDLFGSGGGLCEYRASLLAGHGFAVLALAYFRFEDLPENLEALHLEYFEEAVNFMLQHPQDPLEQLTIVQMRDLKHFIVEE
- the LOC131836893 gene encoding acyl-coenzyme A thioesterase 1-like isoform X3, coding for MPATWILEPAGRCSWDEPVRIAVHGLAPRQPVTLRASLRDEKGALFRAHARYEADAGGLLDLERAPALGGSFVGLEPMGLLWALEPEKPLERLVKRDVQTPFAVELEVLDGHEPDAGRVLGRAVHEREFLRPGVRREPVRAGGLRATLFLPAGAGPFPGIIDLFGSGGGLCEYRASLLAGHGFAVLALAYFRFEDLPENLEALHLEYFEEAVNFMLQHPQDPLEQLTIVQMRDLKHFIVEDLSGTFIGITQKNISEKY
- the LOC131836893 gene encoding acyl-coenzyme A thioesterase 1-like isoform X4, with amino-acid sequence MPATWILEPAGRCSWDEPVRIAVHGLAPRQPVTLRASLRDEKGALFRAHARYEADAGGLLDLERAPALGGSFVGLEPMGLLWALEPEKPLERLVKRDVQTPFAVELEVLDGHEPDAGRVLGRAVHEREFLRPGVRREPVRAGGLRATLFLPAGAGPFPGIIDLFGSGGGLCEYRASLLAGHGFAVLALAYFRFEDLPENLEALHLEYFEEAVNFMLQHPQDPLEQLTIVQMRDLKHFIVEGG
- the LOC131836893 gene encoding acyl-coenzyme A thioesterase 1-like isoform X2 — translated: MPATWILEPAGRCSWDEPVRIAVHGLAPRQPVTLRASLRDEKGALFRAHARYEADAGGLLDLERAPALGGSFVGLEPMGLLWALEPEKPLERLVKRDVQTPFAVELEVLDGHEPDAGRVLGRAVHEREFLRPGVRREPVRAGGLRATLFLPAGAGPFPGIIDLFGSGGGLCEYRASLLAGHGFAVLALAYFRFEDLPENLEALHLEYFEEAVNFMLQHPQDPLEQLTIVQMRDLKHFIVEGKWLFFSFLSFFLKSLKGSSKFTYWGSNS